In Passer domesticus isolate bPasDom1 chromosome 7, bPasDom1.hap1, whole genome shotgun sequence, one genomic interval encodes:
- the XIAP gene encoding E3 ubiquitin-protein ligase XIAP isoform X1, translated as MTCHVPRHWEASGDSDGAQGWARERERRATFAGFPQDCPVSVLALAQAGFVYTGEGDKVKCFSCHTTIEGWMPGDSAVERHKQLAPHCKFITESAFLESDMDPVTQNRTENGTSNSALPGALDDPDVEADYLLRTRQVVDMSDSLYPKNPAMCSEEARLKSFHNWPLNGQLTPQELANAGFYYTGVGDQVACFCCGGKLKNWEPGDRAWSEHKRHFPKCLFVLGRDVGNVSSESIPSELGISGLNNAQHPRNPSMAKYEKRLQTFLSWIYPVDKEQLAEAGFYSIGNGDHVVCFHCGGGLQEWKENEDPWDQHAKWFPGCRFVSNEKGIEFINNVHLKDGHRDSTTEAAEGTIIPKDGLLQNPLVQSAIAMGFSLSEIRNTMEKRLQMTGESHTSVEDLVADLSAHKENTRDEEPNEIPVEQDELIQLQNLYLSTEEKLRRLQEEKLCKICMAKDVSVVFIPCGHLVACKECAQLLNECPVCRRDIMKIQEIFMY; from the exons ATGACGTGCCATGTCCCCCGGCACTGGGAAGCCTCTGGGGACAGTGACGGTGCCCAGGGATGGGCGCGGGAGCGGGAGCGACGGGCGACTTTTGCTGGCTTTCCACAGGACTGCCCCGTCTCGGTGCTGGCTCTAGCACAGGCTGGCTTTGTTTATACTGGAGAAGGTGACAAAGTGAAGTGCTTCAGTTGCCATACAACTATTGAAGGATGGATGCCTGGGGATTCTGCAGTTGAGAGACACAAACAGCTTGCCCCCCACTGCAAGTTTATTACTGAATCTGCTTTTCTGGAAAGTGACATGGATCCTGTTACCCAGAACAGAACTGAAAACGGTACCAGCAATTCAGCCCTCCCAGGTGCTCTGGATGATCCTGATGTGGAGGCAGATTACCTTCTGAGAACTAGGCAGGTTGTGGATATGTCAGATAGTTTGTATCCTAAAAACCCTGCTATGTGCAGTGAAGAAGCAAGATTAAAGTCTTTTCACAACTGGCCCCTCAATGGCCAGTTGACACCACAGGAATTAGCTAATGCTGGATTTTATTATACAGGTGTTGGTGACCAAGTAGCATGTTTTTGTTGTGGTGGAAAATTGAAGAACTGGGAACCCGGTGACAGAGCTTGGTCAGAACACAAGAGGCATTTTCCCAAATGCCTTTTTGTCCTGGGCCGGGATGTAGGAAATGTTTCAAGTGAATCTATTCCTTCTGAGCTTGGTATAAGTGGTCTGAACAATGCCCAGCACCCAAGGAATCCCTCTATGGCAAAATATGAAAAACGTTTACAAACATTTTTATCTTGGATTTATCCTGTTGACAAGGAGCAACTTGCAGAAGCTGGGTTCTATAGCATAG GTAATGGTGATCACGTTGTGTGTTTCCACTGTGGTGGAGGATTGCAAGAGTGGAAGGAAAATGAAGACCCTTGGGATCAACATGCCAAATGGTTTCCTGG GTGCAGATTTGTGAGCAATGAAAAGGGAATAGAATTTATAAATAATGTTCACTTAAAAGATGGACATAGGGATTCAACA ACAGAAGCTGCTGAAGGGACAATAATTCCTAAAG ATGGTCTCTTACAGAATCCTTTGGTACAAAGTGCCATAGCCATGGGTTTCAGTTTGTCTGAGATTAGGAACACCATGGAAAAGAGATTGCAGATGACTGGAGAAAGTCACACATCTGTTGAGGATCTGGTAGCAGACTTAAGTGCTCATAAAGAAAATACAAGGGATGAAGAACCAAATGAAATCCCAGTTGAGCAAGATGAGCTTATTCAGTTACAAAACCTCT ACCTCAGTACTGAAGAGAAGTTAAGACGTTTGCAGGAGGAAAAGCTCTGTAAAATCTGTATGGCTAAGGACGTGTCAGTTGTCTTCATTCCCTGTGGTCACCTAGTTGCCTGTAAGGAATGTGCTCAATTACTTAATGAATGCCCTGTGTGTCGTAGAGATATTatgaaaatacaggaaatttTTATGTATTAG
- the XIAP gene encoding E3 ubiquitin-protein ligase XIAP isoform X2, whose product MTCHVPRHWEASGDSDGAQGWARERERRATFAGFPQDCPVSVLALAQAGFVYTGEGDKVKCFSCHTTIEGWMPGDSAVERHKQLAPHCKFITESAFLESDMDPVTQNRTENGTSNSALPGALDDPDVEADYLLRTRQVVDMSDSLYPKNPAMCSEEARLKSFHNWPLNGQLTPQELANAGFYYTGVGDQVACFCCGGKLKNWEPGDRAWSEHKRHFPKCLFVLGRDVGNVSSESIPSELGISGLNNAQHPRNPSMAKYEKRLQTFLSWIYPVDKEQLAEAGFYSIGNGDHVVCFHCGGGLQEWKENEDPWDQHAKWFPGCRFVSNEKGIEFINNVHLKDGHRDSTTEAAEGTIIPKDLSTEEKLRRLQEEKLCKICMAKDVSVVFIPCGHLVACKECAQLLNECPVCRRDIMKIQEIFMY is encoded by the exons ATGACGTGCCATGTCCCCCGGCACTGGGAAGCCTCTGGGGACAGTGACGGTGCCCAGGGATGGGCGCGGGAGCGGGAGCGACGGGCGACTTTTGCTGGCTTTCCACAGGACTGCCCCGTCTCGGTGCTGGCTCTAGCACAGGCTGGCTTTGTTTATACTGGAGAAGGTGACAAAGTGAAGTGCTTCAGTTGCCATACAACTATTGAAGGATGGATGCCTGGGGATTCTGCAGTTGAGAGACACAAACAGCTTGCCCCCCACTGCAAGTTTATTACTGAATCTGCTTTTCTGGAAAGTGACATGGATCCTGTTACCCAGAACAGAACTGAAAACGGTACCAGCAATTCAGCCCTCCCAGGTGCTCTGGATGATCCTGATGTGGAGGCAGATTACCTTCTGAGAACTAGGCAGGTTGTGGATATGTCAGATAGTTTGTATCCTAAAAACCCTGCTATGTGCAGTGAAGAAGCAAGATTAAAGTCTTTTCACAACTGGCCCCTCAATGGCCAGTTGACACCACAGGAATTAGCTAATGCTGGATTTTATTATACAGGTGTTGGTGACCAAGTAGCATGTTTTTGTTGTGGTGGAAAATTGAAGAACTGGGAACCCGGTGACAGAGCTTGGTCAGAACACAAGAGGCATTTTCCCAAATGCCTTTTTGTCCTGGGCCGGGATGTAGGAAATGTTTCAAGTGAATCTATTCCTTCTGAGCTTGGTATAAGTGGTCTGAACAATGCCCAGCACCCAAGGAATCCCTCTATGGCAAAATATGAAAAACGTTTACAAACATTTTTATCTTGGATTTATCCTGTTGACAAGGAGCAACTTGCAGAAGCTGGGTTCTATAGCATAG GTAATGGTGATCACGTTGTGTGTTTCCACTGTGGTGGAGGATTGCAAGAGTGGAAGGAAAATGAAGACCCTTGGGATCAACATGCCAAATGGTTTCCTGG GTGCAGATTTGTGAGCAATGAAAAGGGAATAGAATTTATAAATAATGTTCACTTAAAAGATGGACATAGGGATTCAACA ACAGAAGCTGCTGAAGGGACAATAATTCCTAAAG ACCTCAGTACTGAAGAGAAGTTAAGACGTTTGCAGGAGGAAAAGCTCTGTAAAATCTGTATGGCTAAGGACGTGTCAGTTGTCTTCATTCCCTGTGGTCACCTAGTTGCCTGTAAGGAATGTGCTCAATTACTTAATGAATGCCCTGTGTGTCGTAGAGATATTatgaaaatacaggaaatttTTATGTATTAG